A section of the Citrobacter farmeri genome encodes:
- the rsfS gene encoding ribosome silencing factor, whose product MQGKALQDFVIDKIDDLKGQDIIALDVQGKSSITDCMIICTGTSSRHVMSIADHVVQESRAAGMLPLGVEGESVADWIVVDLGEVIVHVMQEESRRLYELEKLWS is encoded by the coding sequence TTGCAGGGTAAAGCACTCCAGGATTTTGTTATCGACAAAATTGATGACCTTAAAGGTCAGGACATCATCGCCTTAGACGTTCAGGGCAAATCCAGTATCACCGACTGCATGATCATCTGTACCGGTACTTCCAGCCGTCACGTCATGTCTATTGCTGACCACGTCGTTCAGGAATCTCGCGCAGCGGGAATGCTGCCGTTGGGTGTGGAAGGTGAAAGCGTCGCTGACTGGATCGTCGTTGACCTGGGTGAAGTGATTGTCCATGTTATGCAGGAAGAGAGCCGTCGCCTGTATGAGCTGGAAAAACTCTGGAGTTAA
- the rlmH gene encoding 23S rRNA (pseudouridine(1915)-N(3))-methyltransferase RlmH, translating to MKLQLVAVGTKMPDWVQTGFTEYLRRFPKDMPFELIEIPAGKRGKNADIKRILDKEGEQMLAAAGKNRIVTLDIPGKPWDTPQLATELERWKLDGRDVSLLIGGPEGLSPACKAAAEQSWSLSALTLPHPLVRVLVAESLYRAWSITTNHPYHRE from the coding sequence GTGAAGCTTCAACTTGTCGCGGTAGGCACAAAAATGCCCGACTGGGTACAAACCGGTTTTACCGAGTACCTACGGCGTTTTCCTAAAGATATGCCTTTTGAGCTGATCGAAATTCCGGCCGGCAAACGCGGCAAGAACGCGGACATCAAGCGTATTCTCGACAAAGAGGGTGAACAGATGCTGGCGGCCGCTGGCAAAAACCGCATCGTCACCCTGGATATTCCCGGTAAGCCCTGGGACACGCCGCAACTGGCAACCGAACTGGAACGCTGGAAACTGGACGGTCGTGATGTAAGCCTGTTAATCGGCGGGCCGGAGGGATTATCCCCTGCCTGTAAAGCGGCGGCAGAACAAAGTTGGTCGCTCTCTGCGCTAACACTTCCTCATCCGCTTGTCCGGGTGCTGGTGGCAGAGAGCCTGTATCGGGCGTGGAGCATTACCACTAATCACCCTTATCACCGTGAGTGA